One stretch of Flavobacterium sp. 9 DNA includes these proteins:
- a CDS encoding alpha/beta fold hydrolase, which translates to MENIPSPIIIQDFITESGATYLSLPLSFTLSGLPLHSAPIVLVNHALTGNAEVTGENGWWNDLIGEEKTIDTQKYTILAFDVPGNGNDSFIIENYLDFTTRDIARIFIKGLEALNISQVHTIIGGSVGGGIAWEILALEPNITQNLIPIATDWKSTDWMIANCYLQEQILNNSSRPIEDARIHAMLCYRSPESFKEKFQRTINANLSVFNIESWLAHHGEKLQKRYQLASYKLMNQLLKTIDITRNSDDFETLMSRTNAAIHIIGINSDLFFTPKENRETFQDLKKFKDNVFYSEIDSVHGHDAFLIEYKQLDHLLADIFKAETIEK; encoded by the coding sequence TTGGAAAATATACCAAGTCCCATTATAATTCAAGATTTCATCACCGAAAGTGGTGCAACATATCTTTCATTACCGTTAAGTTTTACGCTTTCTGGTTTGCCATTGCATAGCGCACCTATAGTTTTGGTTAATCATGCTTTGACAGGAAACGCTGAGGTAACTGGAGAGAATGGTTGGTGGAATGATTTAATTGGCGAAGAAAAAACAATCGATACCCAAAAATATACTATTCTGGCATTTGATGTTCCGGGAAATGGAAACGATTCGTTTATAATTGAAAATTATCTGGATTTTACTACCAGAGATATCGCCAGAATTTTTATAAAAGGTTTAGAAGCTTTAAATATTAGCCAAGTACATACCATTATTGGAGGTTCTGTTGGTGGAGGAATCGCCTGGGAAATTCTTGCATTAGAACCTAATATTACGCAAAACCTAATTCCCATTGCGACAGACTGGAAATCTACAGACTGGATGATTGCTAATTGCTATTTGCAAGAGCAGATTCTGAATAATTCTTCAAGACCAATCGAAGATGCCAGAATTCACGCAATGTTGTGTTACAGATCTCCTGAATCATTCAAAGAAAAATTTCAGCGTACAATCAATGCCAATCTTTCTGTTTTTAATATAGAAAGCTGGTTGGCACATCACGGTGAAAAACTACAAAAGAGATACCAATTGGCATCGTATAAATTGATGAACCAATTGCTTAAAACCATAGATATTACTAGAAATAGTGACGATTTTGAAACTTTAATGTCCAGAACAAATGCAGCGATTCATATTATCGGAATCAATTCGGATTTGTTTTTTACACCAAAAGAAAATCGGGAAACTTTTCAGGACTTAAAAAAGTTCAAAGACAATGTTTTTTATAGCGAAATAGATTCAGTTCACGGACATGACGCTTTTTTAATCGAGTACAAACAATTAGATCATTTACTTGCCGATATTTTTAAGGCAGAAACAATAGAAAAATAA
- a CDS encoding OsmC family protein, translated as MKVTLNRVNDAFHFKLKNERGHVVDVDSRAEFGGSDLGASPMELVLMGVAGCSAIDMISILKKQRQEITSFNAEVEGERVKVGEATPFKEINVVFYLEGDINPEKAQKAAQLSFEKYCSVSKTIEPTATINYKVVLNNEAL; from the coding sequence ATGAAAGTAACTTTAAACAGAGTAAACGACGCGTTTCATTTTAAACTAAAAAATGAAAGAGGTCATGTAGTTGACGTTGACAGCAGAGCTGAATTTGGCGGAAGCGATTTAGGTGCAAGCCCAATGGAACTTGTATTAATGGGAGTTGCAGGATGCAGCGCTATTGATATGATTTCGATTTTGAAGAAACAACGCCAGGAAATAACTTCATTCAACGCTGAAGTTGAAGGAGAACGTGTAAAAGTTGGAGAAGCAACACCTTTTAAAGAAATCAACGTAGTTTTTTACTTAGAAGGAGATATTAATCCTGAAAAAGCACAAAAAGCAGCACAACTTTCTTTCGAGAAATACTGTTCAGTTTCTAAAACAATTGAACCAACAGCTACAATAAACTACAAAGTTGTATTAAACAACGAAGCACTATAA
- a CDS encoding PLP-dependent aspartate aminotransferase family protein: MNEEELGFETLAIRTHLEKSQFQEHSTPLYLSSSFVFEDAEDMRASFTEEKVRNIYSRFSNPNTTEFVDKVCAMEGAEAGYAFATGMAAIYSTFAALLDSGDHIVSAGSVFGSTHALFMTYFPKWNIETTYFDINKPETIESFIKPNTKILYAETPTNPGVDVVDLELLGQIAKKHNLILIIDNCFATPYIQQPIKYGAHLVVHSATKLIDGQGRVLGGVAVGDAELIRKIYLFSRNTGPAMSPFNAWVLSKSLETLAVRVDKHCENALKVAEFLEGHPNVNSVKYPFLKSHPKYEIAKKQMLLGGNIIAIEIKGGLEAGRKFLDKIKLCSLSANIGDVKTIVTHPASTTHSKLSVEEKLSVGITEGLVRVSVGLESVKDIIADLDQALS, from the coding sequence ATGAACGAAGAAGAATTAGGTTTTGAAACCTTAGCCATACGCACACATTTAGAAAAATCACAATTTCAGGAACATTCAACTCCTTTATATTTATCATCAAGTTTTGTATTTGAAGACGCAGAGGATATGAGAGCTTCTTTTACAGAAGAAAAAGTACGCAATATTTATTCCCGTTTTAGCAATCCAAATACAACTGAGTTTGTAGATAAAGTTTGTGCTATGGAAGGTGCTGAAGCGGGTTATGCTTTTGCAACTGGAATGGCTGCCATATATTCAACTTTTGCTGCATTGTTGGATTCAGGAGATCATATCGTTTCTGCGGGAAGTGTTTTTGGATCGACTCACGCGTTGTTCATGACTTATTTTCCAAAATGGAATATTGAAACAACTTATTTTGATATCAATAAACCGGAAACAATCGAAAGTTTTATTAAACCAAATACTAAAATTTTATACGCTGAAACACCTACAAATCCTGGTGTAGACGTGGTTGATTTGGAATTGTTGGGGCAAATTGCGAAAAAACACAATTTGATTTTAATAATTGATAACTGTTTTGCGACGCCATACATTCAGCAGCCTATAAAATACGGAGCGCATTTGGTTGTTCATTCTGCTACAAAATTGATTGACGGACAAGGACGTGTTTTAGGTGGAGTTGCAGTTGGAGATGCTGAGTTGATCCGTAAAATATACTTGTTTTCAAGAAATACAGGACCGGCAATGTCGCCATTTAATGCTTGGGTTTTGTCAAAAAGTTTAGAGACTTTGGCGGTGCGCGTTGACAAACATTGCGAAAATGCATTGAAAGTAGCCGAGTTTTTAGAAGGTCACCCAAATGTAAATAGTGTGAAATATCCGTTTCTAAAATCACATCCAAAGTATGAAATTGCTAAAAAACAAATGCTTTTAGGTGGTAATATAATTGCAATTGAAATTAAAGGCGGACTTGAAGCAGGAAGAAAATTCTTGGATAAGATTAAATTATGCTCACTTTCTGCAAATATTGGAGATGTAAAAACTATTGTAACACATCCGGCATCAACAACACATAGTAAATTATCTGTTGAAGAAAAATTATCGGTTGGAATTACAGAAGGTTTAGTACGTGTTTCTGTAGGTTTGGAAAGTGTAAAAGATATTATTGCCGATTTAGATCAGGCACTTTCTTAA
- a CDS encoding alpha/beta hydrolase, with the protein MKPRLLILSDLFGGDNPEWIQQYIDLLKFKFEIQYYDMLKLVSIDSVNLSESDIHAQFLNGGIDKAVEALLNLEKEKVSVLGFSIGGTIAWKAALKGLNVLNLFAVSSTRLRYETESPNCELKLYFGEKDPNKPDSQWYLDLNLEHEIFKGNNHQLYLLENNVSLICNDILKSLL; encoded by the coding sequence ATGAAACCAAGATTACTTATTTTATCAGATTTATTTGGAGGAGATAATCCGGAATGGATTCAGCAATATATAGATTTACTGAAGTTTAAATTTGAGATTCAGTATTATGATATGCTTAAACTTGTAAGTATTGATTCGGTTAATCTTTCAGAAAGCGATATTCATGCTCAGTTTCTTAACGGAGGAATTGATAAAGCAGTTGAAGCCTTACTCAACTTAGAAAAAGAAAAAGTATCAGTTTTAGGATTTAGTATTGGCGGAACAATAGCGTGGAAAGCCGCTTTGAAAGGTCTTAATGTTTTAAATTTATTTGCTGTTTCGTCGACTCGATTGCGATATGAAACGGAATCTCCAAATTGTGAACTGAAATTATATTTTGGAGAAAAAGATCCGAACAAACCTGACTCACAATGGTATTTGGATTTGAATTTAGAACACGAAATTTTCAAAGGCAATAATCATCAATTATATTTGTTGGAAAACAATGTGTCTTTAATTTGTAATGATATTTTGAAATCGTTGTTATAA
- the cysD gene encoding sulfate adenylyltransferase subunit CysD, with protein sequence MSSSSVLKTNALESEAIYIFREVISQFDKPVLLFSGGKDSITLVRLAQKAFFPAKIPFPLLHVDTGHNFPETIAFRDKLVEELGLELIVRNVQDAIDEGKVVEETGKYSSRNSLQTITLLDAIEEFKFDACIGGARRDEEKARAKERIFSVRDDFGQWDEKNQRPELFDILNGKIENGQNVRVFPISNWTELDVWSYIEKEHIEIPSIYFSHKRKVFLRDGLIWSHSPFVYQEEDEQIEERIVRFRTVGDMSCTAAVESYAATIQEVVGEIRESTISERGARIDDKRSEAAMEKRKQQGYF encoded by the coding sequence ATGAGTTCAAGTTCAGTATTAAAAACAAACGCTTTAGAGAGTGAAGCGATATACATTTTCAGAGAAGTAATTTCACAATTTGACAAACCTGTTTTACTTTTTTCTGGAGGAAAAGATTCTATAACATTAGTGCGTTTGGCACAGAAAGCATTTTTTCCTGCAAAGATTCCGTTTCCTCTATTGCACGTTGATACAGGACACAATTTCCCTGAAACAATTGCTTTCAGAGATAAATTGGTAGAAGAATTAGGCTTGGAATTAATCGTTCGTAATGTTCAGGACGCTATTGATGAAGGAAAAGTAGTTGAAGAAACTGGAAAATATTCTAGTAGAAACAGCTTACAGACAATCACACTTTTAGACGCAATCGAAGAATTTAAGTTTGATGCTTGTATTGGTGGAGCACGTCGTGATGAAGAAAAAGCAAGAGCCAAGGAACGTATTTTTTCAGTTCGTGATGATTTCGGTCAATGGGATGAAAAAAATCAAAGACCTGAGTTATTTGATATTTTGAACGGAAAAATAGAAAATGGACAAAACGTTCGTGTTTTTCCAATTTCAAACTGGACAGAATTAGATGTTTGGAGTTATATCGAAAAAGAACACATCGAAATTCCATCAATCTATTTTTCACATAAAAGAAAAGTTTTTTTGAGAGACGGTTTAATCTGGTCGCATTCTCCTTTTGTGTATCAGGAAGAAGACGAACAAATCGAAGAAAGAATTGTTCGTTTTAGAACCGTTGGAGATATGAGTTGTACAGCCGCTGTTGAATCTTATGCAGCAACAATCCAGGAAGTAGTTGGAGAAATTAGAGAATCTACTATTTCTGAAAGAGGAGCCAGAATCGACGATAAACGTTCTGAAGCTGCAATGGAAAAGAGAAAACAACAAGGGTACTTTTAA
- a CDS encoding phosphoadenylyl-sulfate reductase, with product MSATIIQSLLDKTKDFSLEETLAFLANEYPGKVIFSTSFGQEDQVITDFIAKSNQDITIFTLDTGRLFQETYDVFHKTLKKYKKPIEVYFPEATAVENLLKHKGPNSFYDSVENRKECCFIRKVVPLRKALAGNSVWITGLRAEQSENRNDLQLFEYDGGFEIIKFNPLLKWTLEEVETYLSENNVPQNALHKQGFVSIGCAPCTRAIFPGEDIRAGRWWWESSHKECGLHSAKKD from the coding sequence ATGAGTGCTACGATTATACAATCATTATTAGATAAAACAAAAGATTTTTCACTGGAGGAAACATTGGCTTTTTTAGCAAATGAATATCCTGGAAAAGTAATTTTTTCGACTTCTTTTGGTCAGGAAGATCAGGTGATTACAGATTTTATTGCAAAAAGTAATCAGGATATCACCATTTTTACATTAGACACCGGAAGATTATTTCAGGAAACTTACGATGTTTTTCATAAAACATTAAAAAAGTATAAAAAACCAATCGAGGTTTATTTTCCCGAAGCTACAGCAGTCGAAAATTTACTGAAACACAAAGGCCCAAACAGCTTTTATGATTCGGTAGAAAATAGAAAAGAATGTTGTTTTATTCGAAAGGTAGTTCCGTTGAGAAAAGCTTTGGCAGGAAATTCAGTCTGGATTACAGGTTTAAGAGCTGAACAATCTGAGAATAGAAACGATTTACAATTGTTTGAATACGATGGAGGTTTCGAAATTATAAAGTTCAATCCGTTATTAAAATGGACTTTAGAAGAAGTTGAAACTTATTTATCGGAAAATAATGTTCCTCAAAATGCTTTACATAAACAAGGTTTCGTAAGTATAGGTTGTGCGCCATGTACCAGAGCAATTTTCCCAGGGGAAGATATCAGAGCCGGAAGATGGTGGTGGGAATCAAGCCATAAAGAGTGTGGTTTGCATAGCGCTAAAAAAGACTAG
- the thrA gene encoding bifunctional aspartate kinase/homoserine dehydrogenase I: MKILKFGGKSLSNGEGLSKVVSIILDKVNQGEKIAVVVSARGNATDELEDILRIAAKNGNYKPLLESFKAYQTSDYPQVDLSEEFNILDKLFEGVSLIGDYSNKIKDQILSKGELLSAKLLTSILVEKGIPANFVDTRELLKTDSKFGDAQPLEQLSKKNVINYFKLHNGETVNIVTGFIGSNNNNDTTTLGRNGSNYTASLIANYLDAEELQNFTHVDGIYTANPDLVADAKKIEYLSFNEANELANFGATILHAKTIIPLLEKNIPLRILNTFNHENRGTLITSDSAKEGIKTLSVLENVSLVNLEGRGLLGKSGVDARIFKVMGDHNISVSIISQGSSERGIGLVVAKDKATLAMVELEKEFENDFYSKDVNQITVTDNVSVISIIGQDLSTFHKPYTALIKNKIVPILFNNTVTGKNVSLVVKKEELNKALNVIHGEIFGVSKKINIAIFGHGLVGGTLINQILESAAAIEKRKDVKLNVFAIANSKKLLLNRNGVTSNWKNDIASKGEAYTIKDIIAYANEYHLENLIAIDNTASASFVENYIPLIESSFDLISSNKVANTLSYGFYKELRKSLTDNQKNYLYETNVGAGLPLIDTIKLLHLSGENITKIKGVFSGTLSYLFNNFSAKDAPFSEILQEAIDNGYTEPDPREDLCGNDVGRKLLILARELDLQNEFEEISIQNLIPEHLREGNVSDFLTKLKEFDPIYEKIKADQKPNHVLRYIGELSGDLQNDKGILEVKLVSVPSDTALGGLKGSDSFFEIYTESYGDRPIVIQGAGAGSAVTARGVFGDILRLSDKG; the protein is encoded by the coding sequence ATGAAAATATTAAAATTTGGAGGCAAATCGTTATCAAACGGAGAAGGACTTAGTAAGGTAGTTTCAATCATTTTAGATAAAGTAAATCAAGGCGAAAAAATTGCCGTAGTGGTTTCTGCCCGCGGAAATGCAACTGATGAATTAGAAGATATTTTAAGAATAGCTGCTAAAAACGGAAATTACAAACCTTTATTAGAAAGCTTTAAAGCATATCAAACTTCAGATTATCCGCAAGTTGATTTATCAGAAGAGTTTAATATTTTAGATAAACTTTTTGAAGGAGTAAGTCTTATCGGAGATTACAGCAATAAAATCAAAGATCAGATTTTGTCTAAAGGTGAATTGCTTTCAGCTAAATTATTGACTTCAATTTTGGTTGAAAAAGGAATTCCTGCAAATTTTGTTGATACAAGAGAATTACTAAAAACCGATTCTAAATTTGGTGATGCACAGCCTTTAGAACAACTTTCGAAGAAAAATGTAATCAACTATTTCAAATTACATAACGGAGAAACAGTTAATATCGTTACAGGCTTCATTGGTTCTAACAACAACAACGACACAACAACATTAGGAAGAAACGGAAGTAATTATACCGCTTCGTTAATTGCTAATTATTTAGATGCCGAAGAACTTCAAAACTTTACGCACGTTGACGGAATTTATACTGCAAATCCTGATTTGGTTGCCGATGCTAAAAAAATTGAATACTTATCATTCAATGAAGCGAATGAATTAGCCAATTTTGGAGCAACAATTCTGCACGCTAAAACGATAATTCCGTTATTAGAAAAAAATATTCCGCTTCGTATTTTAAATACTTTTAATCACGAAAATCGCGGAACTTTAATTACTTCAGATTCTGCTAAAGAAGGAATTAAAACACTTTCTGTGTTAGAAAATGTTTCTTTGGTAAATCTTGAGGGTCGTGGATTACTTGGAAAATCAGGAGTTGACGCTCGTATTTTTAAAGTTATGGGCGATCATAATATCAGTGTGAGTATCATTTCTCAAGGTTCTTCAGAAAGAGGAATTGGATTGGTCGTTGCCAAAGATAAAGCGACTCTTGCAATGGTAGAATTAGAGAAAGAGTTTGAAAACGACTTTTATTCTAAAGATGTAAACCAAATTACAGTAACAGATAATGTTTCGGTAATTTCGATCATTGGTCAGGATTTAAGTACTTTCCACAAGCCTTACACAGCATTAATTAAAAACAAAATAGTTCCAATATTATTCAACAATACGGTTACGGGTAAAAATGTGAGTTTGGTTGTTAAAAAAGAAGAACTGAACAAAGCTTTAAACGTAATTCACGGAGAAATCTTTGGAGTTTCTAAAAAAATCAACATTGCTATTTTCGGTCATGGATTAGTTGGAGGAACTTTGATTAATCAAATTTTAGAATCGGCTGCAGCGATTGAAAAACGTAAAGATGTAAAACTGAATGTTTTTGCAATTGCAAATTCTAAGAAGTTACTTTTGAATAGAAATGGCGTAACTTCAAACTGGAAAAATGATATTGCAAGCAAAGGAGAAGCTTATACGATCAAAGATATTATCGCTTATGCAAATGAATATCATTTAGAGAACTTAATTGCGATTGATAATACAGCAAGTGCAAGTTTTGTTGAGAATTATATTCCGCTTATCGAAAGCAGTTTCGATTTAATTTCATCTAATAAAGTAGCCAATACATTAAGCTATGGTTTTTATAAAGAATTGAGAAAATCATTAACAGATAATCAGAAAAATTATTTATACGAAACTAATGTTGGTGCAGGATTACCGCTAATTGATACGATAAAATTATTGCATCTTTCTGGTGAAAACATCACGAAAATAAAAGGAGTTTTCTCAGGAACATTAAGCTATTTATTTAATAATTTCTCTGCGAAAGATGCTCCGTTTAGCGAAATTTTGCAAGAAGCAATTGACAACGGATATACAGAACCAGATCCGCGTGAGGATTTATGCGGAAATGATGTGGGAAGAAAATTATTGATTTTGGCAAGAGAATTAGATTTGCAAAATGAGTTTGAAGAAATTTCAATTCAAAACCTAATTCCGGAACATTTACGTGAAGGAAATGTTTCTGATTTCTTGACAAAACTAAAAGAATTTGATCCAATCTATGAGAAAATAAAAGCCGATCAAAAGCCAAATCACGTATTAAGATACATTGGTGAATTGTCTGGAGATTTGCAAAACGATAAAGGAATCCTGGAAGTAAAATTAGTTTCAGTTCCATCAGATACAGCTTTGGGCGGATTAAAAGGTTCAGATTCTTTCTTCGAAATTTATACTGAATCTTATGGAGATCGTCCAATCGTTATTCAAGGAGCCGGTGCAGGTTCTGCGGTAACAGCGAGAGGTGTATTTGGAGATATTTTGAGATTATCTGATAAAGGGTAA
- a CDS encoding Rrf2 family transcriptional regulator produces MLSKKTKYGIKALTYLARRENNDPVQIAEIAKSEHISIKFLESILLLLRNSGFLGAKKGKGGGYYLIKDPKDISMAKVYRILEGPIALLPCASHNFYEKCDDCDDETTCAARRLMTEVRDNTLKILESNSLADIAF; encoded by the coding sequence ATGCTTTCAAAGAAAACAAAATACGGAATTAAAGCCTTAACATATTTAGCCAGACGAGAAAATAATGATCCTGTACAAATTGCAGAAATTGCAAAAAGCGAACATATTTCAATTAAGTTCTTAGAAAGTATTTTATTACTACTTAGAAATTCAGGTTTTCTAGGAGCAAAAAAAGGAAAAGGTGGAGGTTATTATCTGATAAAAGATCCAAAAGATATCAGTATGGCCAAAGTATATCGTATTCTCGAAGGTCCAATTGCATTGCTTCCGTGTGCAAGTCATAATTTTTATGAAAAATGTGACGATTGTGATGATGAAACTACCTGCGCAGCCAGACGTTTAATGACTGAAGTGAGAGATAATACACTTAAAATTCTTGAAAGTAATTCATTAGCAGATATTGCATTTTAA
- a CDS encoding sulfate adenylyltransferase subunit 1, with translation MEVLKIATAGSVDDGKSTLIGRLLYDTKSLTTDKIEAIEKSSKQKGYDYLDFSLATDGLVAEREQGITIDVAHIYFSTAKKSYIIADTPGHVEYTRNMVTGASTSQVSIILIDARKGVIEQTYRHFFINNLLRVKEVIVAINKMDLVDYSEEVFNKIKADFQALNAKSTFKEQNVSYIPLSAINGGNVVDQSKDMPWYTGQTVLEHLEGLHSHDVFETGKARFPVQTVIRPKTEEYHDFRGYAGKLYGNSIKVGDAVTVLPSLTESKVSKIHFFDKQYDEAVAGSSITIELENDINVTRGDMIVKSSELPKIEKEINTTVCWMDSKKLVPGTKYIVQHNTNSVLAKVESIKNTISTDYSGTKEASQLAINEIGEVSIKLSKPLYFDAYNDNKSNGAFILIDTATNTTAGVGFIR, from the coding sequence ATGGAAGTTTTAAAAATAGCAACAGCAGGAAGTGTAGATGACGGAAAAAGTACCTTGATCGGGAGATTATTGTACGACACAAAATCATTGACTACGGATAAAATTGAGGCAATCGAAAAAAGCAGTAAGCAAAAAGGATATGATTATCTGGATTTCTCATTGGCAACAGATGGTTTAGTTGCCGAAAGAGAACAAGGAATTACGATTGATGTTGCGCACATTTATTTTTCGACTGCAAAGAAAAGTTACATTATTGCGGATACTCCGGGTCACGTAGAATATACTAGAAACATGGTTACAGGAGCTTCGACTTCTCAGGTTTCTATTATTTTAATTGATGCCAGAAAAGGTGTAATCGAGCAAACATACCGTCACTTTTTTATCAATAATTTATTGAGAGTAAAAGAGGTGATTGTTGCGATTAATAAAATGGACTTAGTAGATTATTCTGAAGAAGTTTTTAATAAAATCAAAGCCGATTTTCAGGCATTAAACGCTAAAAGCACATTCAAGGAACAAAACGTAAGTTACATTCCGTTAAGTGCAATCAATGGCGGAAATGTGGTAGATCAATCAAAAGATATGCCTTGGTATACAGGTCAAACTGTTTTGGAGCATTTAGAAGGATTACATTCTCATGATGTTTTTGAAACAGGAAAAGCTCGTTTTCCGGTTCAAACCGTAATTCGTCCAAAGACAGAAGAATACCATGATTTTAGAGGATACGCAGGAAAATTATACGGAAACTCTATTAAAGTTGGAGATGCCGTTACGGTTCTTCCTTCTTTGACCGAATCAAAAGTATCAAAAATTCACTTTTTCGATAAACAATATGATGAAGCCGTTGCAGGATCTTCGATTACAATCGAATTAGAAAATGATATCAATGTTACAAGAGGAGATATGATTGTAAAATCGTCAGAACTTCCAAAAATTGAAAAAGAAATAAATACAACAGTTTGTTGGATGGACAGTAAAAAGCTGGTTCCTGGAACAAAATACATCGTTCAGCACAATACAAATTCAGTTTTAGCAAAAGTAGAAAGTATCAAAAATACAATCTCAACTGACTATTCGGGAACAAAAGAAGCGTCACAATTAGCGATAAACGAAATTGGAGAAGTAAGCATTAAATTAAGTAAACCATTATATTTTGATGCCTACAACGATAATAAATCAAACGGTGCTTTTATCTTAATTGATACAGCAACAAATACAACAGCAGGAGTAGGATTCATTCGATAA
- a CDS encoding sulfite exporter TauE/SafE family protein, with protein MDFQIGLVIAGLVVGFVVGLTGVGGGSLMTPILLYFGIPPTTAVGTDLLYAAFTKMGGVFVHHKKGNINWKITGWLTLGSVPAALLTLWILNSIKTDISTINAVIKYSLGWALLFTSIAILFKKRLLKYSQKHAGDKFHSESHTQNMLTIGIGVLLGATVTLTSIGAGALGTVTLFFLYPLLPTPRLVGTEIAHAVPLTLVAGIGHASMGNLDLLLLGQLLMGSLPGIFIGSMLSGKIPDLFLRNAIAVMLFLAGYKLIF; from the coding sequence ATGGATTTTCAAATAGGTCTTGTAATTGCTGGTTTGGTAGTAGGTTTTGTAGTAGGATTAACGGGCGTTGGAGGCGGTTCCTTAATGACTCCCATCTTATTATACTTCGGAATTCCACCAACTACAGCTGTTGGCACTGATTTATTATATGCTGCTTTTACCAAAATGGGAGGCGTATTTGTACACCACAAAAAAGGAAACATCAATTGGAAAATCACGGGCTGGCTAACTTTAGGAAGTGTTCCTGCAGCATTATTGACTTTATGGATCTTAAATAGTATCAAAACCGACATTTCGACTATTAATGCTGTTATTAAATACAGTTTAGGCTGGGCTTTGCTTTTTACTTCAATCGCAATTTTATTTAAAAAGAGATTATTAAAGTATTCTCAAAAACATGCGGGAGATAAATTTCATAGCGAAAGTCACACTCAAAACATGCTAACTATTGGAATAGGTGTATTACTTGGAGCAACTGTAACACTAACGTCGATTGGAGCGGGAGCTTTGGGAACAGTTACTTTATTCTTTCTTTATCCGCTTTTACCAACGCCTCGTTTGGTAGGAACAGAGATTGCGCACGCCGTTCCTTTAACGCTTGTTGCCGGAATAGGACACGCCTCTATGGGGAATTTAGATTTGCTTTTACTAGGTCAGTTATTAATGGGATCGCTTCCGGGAATCTTTATTGGAAGTATGTTAAGCGGAAAAATTCCTGACTTATTTCTGAGAAATGCTATTGCAGTAATGCTTTTCTTAGCCGGATATAAGTTGATTTTTTAA
- a CDS encoding sulfite exporter TauE/SafE family protein has protein sequence MEKELKINSYDVRTDASIKEKLWVIVPVVLLVGLLSTLIFNHYAEFSWSGFVGGFNQEFLVFFGIGVFAQLVDGTLGMGYGATSTSFLLAYGVPPVVSSTAVHVSEMFTTGASALSHHKFGNINKKLTKHLLIPGVLGSITGAYLLSDVINGDIIKPFIAVYMIILAAVIIKKALSKTVVKKKTTKLGYLATFGGFMDSVGGGGWGPIVTSTLLGRGRNPRYTIGSVNAAEFAISFASGITFMLFGGIHGWQVIFGLILGGVISAPLAAYLVNKIKRKPMMVAVGILIILLSLKTLSKLL, from the coding sequence ATGGAAAAAGAATTAAAAATAAATAGTTATGATGTTAGAACAGATGCATCGATAAAAGAAAAGTTATGGGTAATAGTACCTGTTGTTTTATTAGTAGGTTTATTGTCTACATTAATTTTTAATCACTACGCTGAGTTTTCATGGAGTGGGTTTGTTGGAGGTTTCAATCAGGAGTTCTTAGTATTTTTTGGAATTGGTGTTTTTGCACAATTGGTTGATGGAACATTAGGAATGGGTTACGGAGCAACTTCAACGTCATTTTTGTTGGCTTATGGAGTTCCGCCGGTTGTTAGCAGTACTGCGGTTCACGTTTCAGAAATGTTTACAACAGGAGCTTCGGCACTTTCTCATCATAAGTTTGGGAATATTAATAAAAAATTGACAAAACACTTATTAATTCCAGGAGTTTTGGGTTCAATTACAGGAGCTTATTTATTATCTGATGTAATTAACGGAGATATTATTAAGCCATTTATTGCGGTTTACATGATTATTTTGGCAGCTGTTATTATCAAAAAAGCATTGTCTAAAACAGTTGTAAAAAAGAAAACCACAAAATTAGGATATTTAGCCACTTTTGGTGGTTTTATGGATTCGGTTGGCGGCGGTGGCTGGGGACCAATTGTAACTTCTACATTATTAGGAAGAGGCAGAAATCCAAGATATACAATAGGTTCTGTAAATGCAGCAGAATTTGCAATTTCATTTGCAAGCGGAATCACGTTCATGCTTTTTGGAGGAATTCATGGCTGGCAGGTTATTTTTGGGTTGATTTTAGGAGGCGTAATTTCGGCACCTTTAGCGGCTTATTTGGTTAATAAAATCAAAAGAAAACCAATGATGGTTGCGGTTGGAATTTTAATTATATTATTGAGTTTAAAAACATTATCTAAATTATTGTAA